A region of Triplophysa dalaica isolate WHDGS20190420 chromosome 18, ASM1584641v1, whole genome shotgun sequence DNA encodes the following proteins:
- the cep120 gene encoding centrosomal protein of 120 kDa, producing the protein MASKCDPLLVVVSILEGHQFPRRPQHSLVVEARFDGETLSTDPVEHKEQPQFCTELAWELDRKTLHQHRLQRTPIKLQCYAVDASTSARECVGYIVLDLRSVQEIKQAPKRHPLLSSKYTKVKPALLISMILENDTKHTPEQFKAKKAPPREGSPARVPVDAGELRSVLNADEGYHQIGAEDLCTDMFVLSVTLAFASRLEQLISGSVKVSSEGSDFSFCYNLLGNDVTSEPFQNLLSPNFEPERASVRIRSSDRVLRLFLSQQPAVQIHLCCGDHSLGSTDVSLAGLLNSSTDLTSRSITIEGAFILQPPNRSKLHLQSVPPELQPTVGVSVTLRVEDLNHQYDVQKENEPKTPVKKCPVSDAPRRRPADLHKAQTPSPHVPLTSPAASPEAHQSESDAETLSSDVTQAPPTAHDAPAAVTHEAEAQDTSVSVSAPKISIPASAHHYCFSLDLQSVRDLRTSFPVNCILRYSYQFFGSAAPIMTNPAVQLRRNTEVFLPQSYCAFDFAALPNQLQETFLRVPLLVEMWHRDSSSPDVVLGSVSIQLSHLLSSEKSRSLDASGRQRWRQCVSERRPITAAHGSEKLAELSYVAVLEDLGLVNAQDIMVSESSQVQTAVAPPPQGQGGVDTVTRPRETLEYKAALELEMWKEMQEDLFDNQLKQKELSHMQALAEEWRRRDQQREALIKKKEMEYDVLEQQLQKTLTDLDKREKALAHAEMETQRLQQEMRAEHELSVRELQDSGRRVREDCAHQVELERSKVKQLEDQLSRQQQQVQEAEKKYKQLEKEFHQFREQQNVRPEVRLQSDINLLTLEKVELERKLESTMKSKLHYKQQWGRALKELARFKQREQENAMTRLRKQQQELEHMRLRFLAAEEKEAVKHEKQELQDIHNQLNRLKQAEESSSRTEASPVRLNDLADEHLTRLLEERDALLRTGVYTHEDRIISELNRQIQDAMSNRRDR; encoded by the exons ATGGCGTCTAAATGTGACCCGCTGCTCGTCGTTGTGTCCATACTAGAAG GTCATCAGTTTCCCAGAAGACCTCAGCACAGTCTGGTTGTGGAGGCTCGTTTTGATGGAGAAACTCTGTCCACAGATCCCGTAGAACACAAAGAGCAGCCGCAGTTCTGTACGGAGCTGGCGTGGGAGCTGGACCGCAAGACTCTTCATCAGCACAG ACTACAGAGGACACCCATCAAACTACAGTGTTACGCTGTCGATGCAAGCACGTCAGCCAGGGAATGTGTGGGATATATCGTTCTTGATCTGAGATCGGTTCAGGAGATCAAACAG GCTCCTAAACGGCATCCGTTGCTTAGCAGCAAGTACACAAAAGTGAAACCAGCTCTTCTGATCAGCATGATTCTAGAGAATGACACCAAACACACGCCTGAGCAGTTCAAGGCTAAGAAAGCTCCTCCCAGAGAAG GTTCTCCAGCACGAGTTCCTGTGGACGCGGGTGAACTCCGATCCGTTCTGAATGCAGATGAAGGCTATCATCAGATCGGAGCTGAAGATCTCTGCACtgacatgtttgtgttgtctgtAACGCTGGCGTTTGCTAGCCGGCTGGAGCAG TTGATCTCAGGCTCCGTGAAGGTTTCTTCAGAAGGTTCAGACTTCTCTTTCTGTTATAACCTCCTGGGGAATGACGTCACCAGTGAACCGTTCCAGAACCTCCTGAGTCCAAACTTTGAGCCTGAGCGTGCGTCCGTGCGGATCCGCAGCAGTGACAGAGTTCTGCGCCTCTTTCTCTCCCAGCAGCCCGCTGTTCAG ATTCACCTGTGCTGTGGAGATCACTCTCTGGGCAGCACTGACGTCAGTCTGGCAGGATTATTGAATAGCAGCACAGATCTCACTTCACGCTCTATCACTATAGAGGGAGCTTTCATCCTGCAGCCTCCCAATCGCTCCAAACTCCACCTACAGTCTGTCCCGCCGGAGCTGCAGCCCACTGTGGGTGTGTCTGTGACACTGAGAGTAGAAGACCTCAATCATCAG TATGATGTGCAGAAGGAAAATGAGCCGAAGACTCCAGTGAAGAAATGTCCGGTCTCAGATGCTCCTCGCAGACGTCCTGCAGATCTACACAAAGCACAGACACCGTCACCTCATGTCCCTCTGACATCACCAGCAGCGTCTCCTGAGGCTCATCAGTCTGAGAGTGATGCGGAGACTCTGTCCAGTGATGTCACACAGGCTCCGCCCACTGCACATG ACGCACCTGCTGCTGTCACACATGAAGCTGAAGCGCAGGACACATCTGTCTCAGTTTCTGCTCCAAAGATCTCCATTCCTGCCTCTGCACATCACTACTGTTTCTCTCTGGACCTGCAGAGTGTCCGTGACCTCAGGACGAGTTTCCCCGTCAACTGCATTCTCAG ATACTCGTATCAGTTCTTCGGCAGCGCAGCTCCCATCATGACCAATCCGGCCGTACAGCTGAGGAGGAACACAGAGGTCTTTCTGCCTCAGTCTTACTGCGCTTTTGATTTCGCTGCTCTACCCAATCAGCTTCAAGAGACTTTCCTCAG ggtTCCTCTGTTGGTGGAGATGTGGCACAGAGACTCAAGTTCTCCAGATGTTGTGTTGGGTTCTGTCAGCATTCAGCTGTCTCATCTCCTCAGCTCAGAGAAGAGTCGATCCCTTGACGCGTCGGGCCGGCAGCGCTGGAGAcagtgtgtttcagagaggagaCCTATCACTGCCGCACACGG gtctgaGAAGTTAGCTGAACTGTCATACGTGGCTGTTCTTGAAGATTTGGGTTTGGTGAACGCTCAGGATATCATGGTCTCTGAATCATCACAG GTGCAGACAGCGGTAGCTCCTCCTCCTCAGGGTCAGGGGGGTGTGGACACTGTGACACGACCTCGAGAGACCCTGGAGTACAAGGCAGCGCTGGAGCTTGAGATGTGGAAAGAGATGCAGGAAGACTTGTTTGATAATCAG TTAAAACAGAAGGAGTTGAGTCACATGCAGGCGCTCGCTGAGGAGTGGAGAAGAAGAGATCAGCAGAGAGAAGCTCTCATCAAGAAGAAG GAGATGGAATATGATGTTCTGGAGCAGCAGTTACAGAAGACTCTGACCGATCTGgacaagagagagaaagcgctCGCTCACGCTGAGATGGAG ACGCAGAGGCTGCAGCAGGAGATGCGTGCGGAGCATGAATTGAGCGTGCGGGAGCTGCAGGACAGCGGCAGGCGTGTGCGTGAGGACTGCGCTCACCAGGTGGAGCTggagaggtcaaaggtcaagcaGCTGGAGGATCAACTGAGCCGACAGCAACAGCAG GTTCAAGAGGCTGAAAAAAAGTACAAGCAGTTAGAGAAAGAGTTCCATCAGTTCCGGGAGCAGCAGAACGTCCGTCCAGAGGTCCGTCTGCAGTCAGACATCAATCTGTTGACCCTTGAGAAG GTGGAACTGGAACGAAAGTTAGAATCTACCATGAAATCCAAGCTCCATTATAAGCAGCAGTGGGGTCGAGCCCTGAAAGAGCTGGCCAGATTTAAACAG CGAGAGCAGGAGAACGCAATGACCCGCTTGAGGAAACAGCAGCAGGAACTGGAGCACATGCGCTTGCGCTTTCTGGCCGCTGAAGAGAAGGAAGCCGTCAAACATGAGAAACAAGAACTTCAGGACATCCACAACCAGCTGAACAG ACTGAAGCAGGCGGAGGAATCGAGCAGCCGCACAGAAGCATCACCCGTCCGTTTGAATGACCTCGCAGATGAACACCTGACGCGTCTGCTGGAGGAGAGAGACGCTCTGCTGCGCACAGGCGTCTACACACATGAGGACAGAATCATTTCTGAACTCAACAGACAGATTCAAGATGCAATGAGTAACAGAAGAGACCGCTGA